The Calothrix sp. PCC 7507 DNA segment TACTATAGCGGTTCTCATTCAGATGCGGTACAAAATCATATCGGAAACTGTAGGGGCACGGCACTGCCGTGCCCTTATGGGTGTACCTCTCGTCACCGAGAATTGCTATAAAAATCAATCAAATTTTTAATCTAAAATTCTTTTATCATCAGGACTGTAGAGCAAAATGTGAAAATTTAAGTATTTTAAAGGTGAAGAGGTACTAAAAATGCATACAGTAAAAGGTTGTGACTACCTTGTATAGTATTTTTCTCCGATGAAAAAGTTTTTTTTTGGCACTGCATGTGCTATCTTTATTCCCTGTGGTATTAATTTGCTGGAAGCATCATTTAATTCCACTGCCTACGCCCTAGACGATTCTAAAATGACAGTCTGCGAAATTCCTCCAACCAGACCTACAGGAGGAAACACCCTAGCAAGAATGTTAGCTATACAACTATGTGAGCAGCCCCAGTTAAAGAATCAACAGACACTCACTACACCAGTGAGAGAATCCGATTCGTCATCTGCGGTGCCATCATCAACACGACAAAATCAGGACTCTAATGAAAAATTAGACGGTGTCAACACCAGAGTTTGTAAACTTCCAACTGATGGAAGCACTGGAGGAAGTATACAAGTTAAACAACAGTGTAATCTAGTTCGATGACAGTAGCATAAATACAGCGTTGCTGAATATGTAATAATTTGCAATGATCTAGAGATTGAAAATCCAATTTGATATCAACTATAGAACTAGTATTTGATTTTTGAAATACACGTAGTAGTAGTAGTAGTAGTAGTAGGGTGGGCAGTGCCCACCACATCCAGGGTTTGGTGGGCACTGCCCACCCTACGTATAGTTCAATAATCAAATCGGATTCCTATAGTACTTAAGTACTGTTACAGTTTCAGCAACGCTAGAATTTCTAATCAGCTAAAGTGTGATTAATCTGCATTCCCCGACTTTGGATTGCTTCCATAAATAAATCTGTTGGTAATGCTTCTTCCACAGGCCAAACTCCTGGTTTCTTGAGTTTACCTGAAATTAAAAATTGGGCAATGCTACCTGTGCCACAACCAGAAGCTAGGGCTGTATTTTCATACACTAAGTTTGCACAATAAGTAGCTATTTTACCATTTTTTTGTCCCGTAACTTCTGCACGCACTGCTACCCCAATACCGCTGAAAGGATTGGTAATATCTGTCATAAAATGACTAACATAAGACAAAAATTCAATCATATTATGACGCTGCATTAACCACTTAGGAAAGATATTTGCAGCCATCCAAGTCAGATAATTATAAAAGTCAGGCACAGAACCAAACTTAGTAATTACAGTTTTCACTGATGGAAAAGAACGGGGTATTGTAAATGTTTCGGGCATATCAAACCAGTAAACCCCACTGCGTCCATAGGGAGATGGAAAGTTAATCATTTCCCTATCAGTATAGGGTTTAACTAACCTCCATTTACCATCAATCCAAGCTTCAAAAGGATGTTGTAACCCTAAAAAAGTTGTCCGCATTACCGTCACACCAGCACCACCTGAACCAGAGACTAAATAACTCAGGTGTATCTTTTCTGGGTTATCGAATTGCTCAACACCCTGACGTACCATACTGTTAGAAATGCCGGGAAAAATCCCAGTGTTAACAATTGCTGTTACACCAGCAGCGATGGCTTGATCATGACAACTTAGTGCCTTAATAGTATAAGAACGATGATCACTAACATCGATATAGTTAACACCTTGTTCAATGCAGAGTTGCAGAACATTGGTATCTCGGTGATGAAAAGGGCCGGCACAGTGAATCACTAAATTAGATTGTGCGATCGCCTTCCGCAACTTGTCAACTTCCGCTAAATCCAACATCAAAAACTGCACTGGTTTTTCCAAAAGCAAGCTACCAGTCTTTTCAATCGCTGGAGAACGTCCAGTGATTGTAATTTCCGCTTGCGTGTGGGTAGCTAAGTCTTGGGCAACACTGCTACCAATGCGCCCTCTTCCCCCCAGAATCAAAACTCTATCTGTCATTACTCATACATGGGCAAAATTACTCTAATTTCATCATTTTTTTTGCCACCTTTGTCATCGATAACAAGTATGACATTAATTACCTAAAAAATTCCAAATACAGATCCAACAGTGGATTTAATTGAATCTCTGGCATCCTTTAAAGTTTGAGCAATGGGGTGTTTAGTTTGCAAAAATACTCGGGCACAATTGCGTCCTGGCATCCCAGAAATTGACCCGCCTGGATGCGTACCTGCACCAGTTAAAAATAGATTTTCAATCGGGGTCTTATAGTTAGCTATTTCTGGCAAGGGACGGAAGAATACCATCTGTTCTAAGGTCATATCAATATGGTAATAATTCCCTTTATAAGCGCCTAATCTTTCTCCTAATTCTGCCGGACTTTCTACACGACGGGCAATAGTTGCTTGTTTGACATTTGGTGCATAGGTTGCCAACTTATCAATTACTCTGTCAGCAACTTGATTTTTCAATTCATCCGTCCAACCAGTACCTTTCAAACCA contains these protein-coding regions:
- a CDS encoding saccharopine dehydrogenase family protein, producing the protein MTDRVLILGGRGRIGSSVAQDLATHTQAEITITGRSPAIEKTGSLLLEKPVQFLMLDLAEVDKLRKAIAQSNLVIHCAGPFHHRDTNVLQLCIEQGVNYIDVSDHRSYTIKALSCHDQAIAAGVTAIVNTGIFPGISNSMVRQGVEQFDNPEKIHLSYLVSGSGGAGVTVMRTTFLGLQHPFEAWIDGKWRLVKPYTDREMINFPSPYGRSGVYWFDMPETFTIPRSFPSVKTVITKFGSVPDFYNYLTWMAANIFPKWLMQRHNMIEFLSYVSHFMTDITNPFSGIGVAVRAEVTGQKNGKIATYCANLVYENTALASGCGTGSIAQFLISGKLKKPGVWPVEEALPTDLFMEAIQSRGMQINHTLAD